A segment of the Sulfurovum indicum genome:
CATGCCGCTTTCATCTCCCAGCCTTTGAAGGCACGCATATCAACCAGCAGATCTACTTCCAGTCCTTTGGCTTTCTTCAGTGCTTTGTCTATCATGGGAACGAATATCTGATAATCTTCATGGGTCAGTTTCCCCAGCATCGATACCTCGATAAAAAGCTTTTTTTTCGCACGTTTGATCGCTATCCCAATACCATGTTCTTTTACTTTTAGTGCCATTTCTACTCCTTTTTTGTTTAATTTATCTATTATAACAGTAAATTACCAACCAAAAATGACTATGATAACACTTTAAATAGGAGTAAAATCGTCTCTTTTAGATACTATTTTATCTCAATTTAAGAAAAACAGCGTATTATGCAGGAAATCAATTCGGACTATTTTAGTCTTAATTAAAATGAAAATCGTTCTCAAAGGAATTTAATGAGAGTTTATTTAGATAATAATGCAACGACTATCGTCGATCCGCACGTCTTTGCAGAGATGGAACCATTCTTCGTGCAAAGATATGGCAACCCCAATTCTCTCCACAGTTTTGCCAGTGAAACCCATCCGGCACTCAAAACAGCTATGGAAAAGATCTATGCAGGGATCCATGCACCAAAAGAGGATAGTGTCGTCATCACTTCCTGTGCAACAGAGAGCAACAACTGGGTACTCAAAAGCATATACTTTGAACAGATCCTTACAGGCAAGAAGAATCATATCGTGGTCTCTGAGGTAGAACACCCTTCCGTTATCGCCACAGCCAAATTTATCGAAAGCATGGGATGCCGCGTCACCTATCTTCCGATCAACCATGAGGGTCTCATAGAGCCTGACACACTAAGAGAAGTGATCACCGATAAAACAGCTCTTGTCTCCATTATGTGGGCGAACAATGAAACAGGAGCGATCTTCCCGGTCTATGAGATCGGAGAGATCTGTGCAGAATACGGTATCCCTTTCCATACAGATGCAGTTCAGGCTATTGGCAAGGTACCGGTGGATGTGCAAAGTATGAATGTTGACTACCTGACATTCTCTGCACACAAGTTCCACGGTCCTAAAGGGGTTGGTGCACTCTACATTAAAAAGGGAAGAGAACTTACACCACTCCTCCACGGCGGATCACAGATGGGCGGTTACCGATCAGGTACACTCAATGTACCCGGAATTGTAGGGATGGGTAAAGCCATGGAAGCAGCAGTCGATGCACTTGATTTTGAAATGTCCGATATCAGAGAGATGAGAGATGCATTTGAAGATGAACTGCTCAAGATCAAAGATACTTTTGTTGTCACACCAAGAGAGAAAAGAACGCCAAACACCACACTGATCTCATTTAGAGGGATCGAGGGTGAAGCAATGCTCTGGGACCTTAACCGTGCAGGAATCGCAGCAAGTACAGGATCTGCCTGTGCCAGTGAAGATCTGGAAGCGAACTCGGTCATGGAAGCAATCGGTGCAGCTGAAGATCTGGCACATACAGCCATCCGTTTCTCTTTGAGCCGCTATACGACACAAGAGGAACTTGACTATACGCTGGATGCGGTCAAACAGGCAGTCGAGAGACTTAGAAATATTTCAAGCT
Coding sequences within it:
- a CDS encoding SpoIIAA family protein; the encoded protein is MALKVKEHGIGIAIKRAKKKLFIEVSMLGKLTHEDYQIFVPMIDKALKKAKGLEVDLLVDMRAFKGWEMKAAWDDLKFGLKHRNAFDKMAIVGDRQWEEISVKMMAHFMAGKTRFFKNREKALSWLLT
- a CDS encoding NifS family cysteine desulfurase, with product MRVYLDNNATTIVDPHVFAEMEPFFVQRYGNPNSLHSFASETHPALKTAMEKIYAGIHAPKEDSVVITSCATESNNWVLKSIYFEQILTGKKNHIVVSEVEHPSVIATAKFIESMGCRVTYLPINHEGLIEPDTLREVITDKTALVSIMWANNETGAIFPVYEIGEICAEYGIPFHTDAVQAIGKVPVDVQSMNVDYLTFSAHKFHGPKGVGALYIKKGRELTPLLHGGSQMGGYRSGTLNVPGIVGMGKAMEAAVDALDFEMSDIREMRDAFEDELLKIKDTFVVTPREKRTPNTTLISFRGIEGEAMLWDLNRAGIAASTGSACASEDLEANSVMEAIGAAEDLAHTAIRFSLSRYTTQEELDYTLDAVKQAVERLRNISSSYAYAPEGHESGLDAHH